A region of Lycium barbarum isolate Lr01 chromosome 1, ASM1917538v2, whole genome shotgun sequence DNA encodes the following proteins:
- the LOC132632314 gene encoding cytochrome b561 and DOMON domain-containing protein At3g61750-like produces the protein MAMVSRFLVMSLFIMLNFLERDDKRMVMAVDEDAKALCSVNLAQVLPPPYGGLENVVCRPVWNSFLLRYSQTKDNVVTIVLSTVYTTGWVGMGFSRDGKMINSSCMVGWVNPSGQGKIKQYYVEGLTPSKIKPEKGELPLTSVPPLIYLQGATIYLAFQLKYPNRLKNQPILLAFATKYPHHHHLTVHDDKTTILFDFSSGTSFDVSTGLNDYTSSKKTHGVLGILGWGLFSPLGAIFARYLKSQKSWYYFHVSAQFIGFILGLAGVVLGVQLHNKLQVHIPAHQGVGILILVLSILQVLAFFLRPDRDSKYRKLWNLYHGWVGRIALFFAAVNIVLGMHYAGAGQSWKIGYGFLLGSVMLVCIVLETLLRLKKLDEPTSYPMNST, from the exons ATGGCTATGGTTTCAAGATTCCTGGTGATGTCATTGTTTATCATGTTAAACTTTTTGGAAAGAGATGATAAACGGATGGTAATGGCGGTTGATGAAGATGCTAAAGCACTTTGTAGTGTAAATCTTGCACAAGTTCTTCCTCCTCCTTATGGTGGTTTGGAAAATGTGGTCTGTCGACCTGTTTGGAATTCTTTCCTGCTACGT TACTCACAGACTAAAGACAACGTTGTCACAATTGTATTATCAACTGTGTACACAACTGGATGGGTTGGAATGGGATTCTCGCGAGATGGAAAAATGATCAATTCGAGCTGTATGGTTGGTTGGGTGAATCCTTCAGGACAGggaaaaatcaaacaatattatgTTGAGGGCTTAACACCCTCAAAAATTAAACCAGAGAAAGGCGAGCTGCCACTGACAAGCGTTCCACCCCTCATTTATCTTCAAGGCGCCACGATATACTTGGCCTTCCAGTTGAAGTATCCGAATCGTCTCAAAAACCAACCGATCTTACTTGCATTTGCAACCAAATATCCTCATCACCACCACCTTACTGTACATGATGACAAAACAACCATACTGTTCGACTTCTCTTCAG GTACTTCATTTGATGTTTCGACTGGACTTAATGACTACACTAGCTCGAAAAAGACTCATGGAGTATTGGGTATATTGGGATGGGGACTATTCTCTCCCCTTGGAGCGATTTTTGCGAGATACTTAAAGAGCCAAAAATCATGGTATTACTTTCACGTATCTGCTCAGTTCATAGGATTCATATTAGGACTCGCAGGAGTGGTTCTTGGAGTTCAACTCCACAACAAGCTGCAGGTCCATATTCCTGCACATCAAGGCGTTGGCATTCTCATTCTTGTGCTTAGCATTCTTCAG GTGTTGGCATTCTTTCTACGGCCAGATAGAGACAGCAAATACCGcaagttatggaatttgtatCATGGTTGGGTGGGGAGGATTGCCCTCTTCTTTGCAGCTGTGAACATAGTATTGGGAATGCATTATGCAGGTGCAGGACAAAGCTGGAAAATAGGTTACGGATTCCTTCTTGGTTCAGTAATGCTGGTGTGTATCGTTCTTGAAACGCTGTTGAGGCTGAAGAAGCTGGATGAGCCAACATCCTATCCCATGAATTCAACTTAG